One segment of Gordonia terrae DNA contains the following:
- a CDS encoding DNA methyltransferase: MASFDSIVIGEDWISEHYFTTDSAKESFHGKVLELRKLWDAEKKEGRTTVRDDLLASTTELQTALAALAENPDAAPEAHALTRTTFGYPAVLSTFTAERAGSELEIPDSKLDGVASVLFLQAVPVASIEDLLDPETGVLIAPAVEDGKPIESASKAVSAAFRSDAPPAFVVVQAGQWLMLAEAERWAEGRYLAVDLLVVAERRHEAKGGEIDRVAAMFGKQALLPDVDGDVWWTGVLEDSVKHTVGVSKDLREGIRLSIEIIANEVVKRRDAQGMTLDGIDGQDLAKHSLRFLYRILFLLYAEASPEMRVLPTGAAEYEEGYGLDRLRELTLTELVSEQSRTGTHLYESLATLFRLVDRGHSPAVRDDVADDPAPGLEFQPLRADLFKPESTALIDEVGLGNEATQRVLKHLLLSKESKGRRGADRGFISYAELGINQLGAVYEGLMSYTGFFAEEDLYEVAKNGDPEKGSWVVPTNRSDHLDPKDFVRKVDEATGEEKPVLHEQGTFVFRLAGRERQQSASYYTPEVLTKFVVSQALEELLDQNDERTTPDQILELTICEPALGSGAFAIEAVRQLAAEYLKRKQEDLGELIDADQYPVELQKVKAHIALHQVYGVDLNATAVELAEISLWLDTMVAGLQAPWFGLHLRRGNSLIGARRSVYAPSLLAKKQWLKTSAKDVPLGEEIGAGIHHFLLPSEGWGAVIDTAEAKTYALEMREELRLWRNEIRKSPSKAIVKRLQALAQRVETLWEFTLRRLTIAESEIRRDIHLWGSEPVDHTSAVTREEIERVLSNPNGAYQRLRRALDAWCAIWSWPLTTGVEPPDWDQWVGGLEAVLGVPVKETAAERRGQLSIGRDTSWQELGFAEENDLLLSRAMAVGHAYHQFPWLGVAQEISERQGFFHWELDFAPVFARGGFDLQVGNPPWVRPDWDEAGVLAEFDPWWQLSDKAAEPVKQQKREKTLTQAGVLAEYLDERADQTGMKDHLGSGVDRPVLTGLQPDLYRCFMERTWRSMATDGVVGLIHPESHFTEVRAKGLRHETYRRLRRHWQFKNELSLFEIDHHNVFGIHVYGSDSDVRFLHGAALYHPDTVDRSFHHDGSGSAPGMKDDAGRWDLRPHAERIITVETAQLATWAALIDEPGTPPTEARMLYPVNQSSAEVLEKIAAAPRLASDLEFEWTSGWHESADRRRGLFESRSSVPARWEDAILQGPHITVATPLFKQPNESMRNRLDTKLIDLDAVPESFVPRTSYQIAKPYAQYIAEYPHWNGEASSDYARLAWREMAEPGNLRTLHTALLPPGPTHVHAVQSFTLPEHNRELALLAGVSHSVVADFMVKVTGGAHIKASVWRMLPTPRHHHLEQQLILRTLRLNCLVRPYSQLWKELYATDWQHNSWVPDIGIDYAGRTGLGDIGPEWEWATPLRRAADRRQALVEIDAIVAVMLGITAEELLTIYRTQFPVLQKYEREALYDATGRQLPTKLASEYRKKGSLKPADLTVDGITYQEPFVGVDRERDIELAHKHFSAV, encoded by the coding sequence GTGGCGTCTTTCGATTCCATCGTCATCGGCGAGGACTGGATCAGCGAGCACTACTTCACCACCGACTCGGCGAAGGAGTCGTTCCACGGCAAGGTCCTGGAGCTGCGCAAGCTGTGGGACGCCGAGAAGAAGGAAGGTCGGACGACGGTCCGCGACGACCTGCTCGCCTCCACCACCGAGCTGCAGACAGCGCTGGCCGCGCTGGCGGAGAACCCGGACGCCGCACCCGAAGCGCACGCCCTGACCCGGACCACGTTCGGCTACCCGGCTGTGCTGTCGACGTTCACCGCCGAGCGGGCCGGCTCCGAACTGGAAATCCCCGACTCGAAGCTCGATGGCGTCGCGAGTGTGCTGTTCCTGCAGGCGGTTCCGGTGGCATCGATCGAGGACCTCCTCGATCCCGAAACCGGCGTGCTGATCGCCCCCGCCGTCGAGGACGGCAAGCCGATCGAGTCGGCGTCGAAGGCAGTGTCGGCGGCGTTCCGCTCGGACGCCCCGCCGGCGTTCGTGGTGGTGCAGGCCGGGCAGTGGCTGATGCTCGCCGAGGCGGAACGCTGGGCGGAGGGCCGCTACCTGGCCGTCGATCTGCTGGTGGTCGCCGAGCGCCGACACGAGGCGAAGGGCGGCGAGATCGACCGCGTCGCGGCCATGTTCGGCAAGCAGGCGTTGCTGCCGGACGTCGACGGCGACGTCTGGTGGACGGGGGTGCTGGAGGATTCGGTCAAGCACACCGTCGGGGTGTCGAAGGATCTGCGCGAGGGCATCCGGCTGTCCATCGAGATCATCGCCAACGAAGTGGTGAAGCGGCGGGACGCGCAAGGCATGACGTTGGACGGGATCGACGGACAGGATCTGGCGAAGCATTCGCTGCGGTTCCTGTACCGGATCCTGTTCCTGCTGTACGCGGAGGCGTCCCCGGAGATGCGGGTGCTGCCGACGGGCGCCGCGGAGTACGAGGAGGGCTACGGCCTCGACCGGCTGCGGGAGCTGACGCTCACCGAGCTGGTGTCGGAGCAGTCCCGCACCGGCACGCACCTGTACGAGTCCCTCGCCACGCTGTTCCGGCTCGTGGACCGCGGCCACTCGCCCGCCGTCCGCGACGATGTCGCAGACGATCCGGCGCCGGGCCTGGAGTTCCAGCCGCTGCGCGCCGACCTGTTCAAGCCGGAGTCGACGGCGCTGATCGACGAGGTGGGCCTGGGCAACGAGGCGACGCAGCGGGTGCTCAAACACCTGCTGCTGTCGAAGGAGTCGAAGGGCCGCCGCGGCGCCGACCGCGGCTTCATCTCGTACGCGGAGCTGGGCATCAACCAGCTGGGCGCGGTGTACGAGGGCCTGATGTCCTACACCGGGTTCTTCGCGGAGGAGGACCTGTACGAGGTCGCGAAGAACGGTGACCCGGAGAAGGGTTCGTGGGTCGTCCCGACGAACCGCTCCGATCATCTGGATCCGAAGGACTTCGTCCGAAAGGTCGACGAGGCCACCGGAGAGGAGAAGCCGGTGCTGCACGAGCAGGGCACGTTCGTGTTTCGACTCGCCGGCCGCGAACGCCAGCAGTCGGCTTCGTACTACACGCCCGAAGTGTTGACGAAGTTCGTCGTCTCGCAGGCCCTTGAGGAGCTGCTGGATCAGAACGACGAGCGCACGACTCCCGACCAGATCCTGGAACTCACGATCTGCGAGCCCGCCCTGGGGTCGGGCGCGTTCGCGATCGAGGCGGTCCGCCAGCTCGCCGCCGAGTACCTCAAGCGCAAGCAGGAGGACCTGGGTGAGCTGATCGACGCCGACCAGTATCCGGTGGAGCTGCAGAAGGTGAAGGCGCACATCGCCCTGCACCAGGTGTACGGGGTGGACCTCAACGCCACCGCCGTCGAGCTCGCGGAAATCTCGCTGTGGCTCGACACCATGGTCGCCGGCCTGCAGGCCCCGTGGTTCGGCCTGCACCTGCGTCGCGGCAACTCCCTGATCGGTGCGCGACGGTCGGTGTACGCGCCGAGCTTGTTGGCGAAGAAGCAGTGGCTCAAGACGTCGGCGAAGGACGTGCCGCTCGGCGAGGAGATCGGCGCCGGCATCCACCACTTCCTGCTGCCGTCGGAGGGCTGGGGCGCGGTGATCGACACCGCCGAGGCCAAGACCTACGCCCTGGAGATGCGTGAGGAGTTGCGGCTGTGGCGCAACGAGATCCGCAAGTCGCCGAGCAAGGCGATCGTGAAGCGTCTGCAGGCGCTGGCACAGCGGGTGGAGACGTTGTGGGAGTTCACGCTTCGCCGTCTGACGATCGCGGAGTCGGAGATCCGGCGCGACATTCACCTGTGGGGTTCGGAGCCGGTCGACCACACCTCGGCGGTGACACGTGAGGAGATTGAGCGCGTCCTGAGCAACCCGAACGGCGCCTACCAGAGGCTTCGCCGGGCATTGGATGCGTGGTGTGCGATCTGGTCGTGGCCGCTGACGACGGGTGTCGAGCCGCCGGATTGGGATCAGTGGGTCGGCGGGCTGGAGGCCGTGCTTGGTGTTCCGGTGAAGGAGACCGCTGCCGAGCGTCGCGGCCAGTTGAGCATCGGACGGGACACCAGCTGGCAGGAGCTCGGCTTCGCCGAGGAGAACGACCTGTTGCTGTCGCGCGCGATGGCGGTCGGGCATGCGTACCACCAGTTCCCGTGGCTAGGCGTCGCGCAGGAGATCTCCGAGCGGCAGGGGTTCTTCCACTGGGAGCTCGACTTCGCGCCGGTATTCGCGCGCGGCGGTTTCGACCTGCAGGTCGGGAATCCGCCCTGGGTACGGCCGGACTGGGACGAGGCGGGGGTTCTGGCCGAGTTCGATCCGTGGTGGCAGTTGTCAGATAAGGCCGCCGAACCGGTGAAGCAGCAGAAGCGCGAGAAGACTCTGACTCAGGCCGGAGTGCTTGCTGAGTACTTGGACGAGCGTGCTGATCAAACTGGCATGAAAGACCATCTGGGGTCCGGAGTCGACCGGCCGGTGCTTACGGGTCTTCAGCCTGATCTCTACCGGTGCTTCATGGAGCGCACATGGCGATCGATGGCGACAGATGGAGTCGTCGGTTTGATCCATCCCGAAAGCCACTTCACTGAAGTCCGAGCCAAAGGGCTGCGGCACGAGACGTATCGAAGGCTACGTCGGCACTGGCAGTTCAAGAACGAACTCAGCCTATTCGAGATCGATCACCACAACGTGTTCGGCATCCACGTCTACGGCTCCGACTCGGACGTACGCTTCCTTCACGGCGCCGCCCTATACCACCCAGATACGGTGGACCGATCATTCCACCATGACGGTTCCGGTTCCGCACCAGGCATGAAGGACGACGCGGGTCGCTGGGATCTCCGGCCGCACGCCGAACGGATCATCACCGTTGAAACTGCTCAGCTGGCGACCTGGGCAGCCCTCATCGATGAACCTGGCACACCGCCGACAGAGGCGCGCATGCTGTACCCGGTTAACCAGTCGAGCGCCGAGGTGCTCGAAAAGATCGCGGCCGCACCACGACTGGCCTCCGACCTTGAATTCGAGTGGACATCCGGCTGGCATGAATCGGCGGACCGTCGGCGGGGTCTGTTCGAATCCCGGTCCTCGGTGCCAGCGCGATGGGAAGATGCAATCTTGCAGGGCCCACATATTACGGTCGCGACCCCGCTGTTCAAGCAGCCGAACGAGTCCATGCGGAATCGCTTGGACACCAAATTGATAGACCTGGACGCGGTGCCGGAGTCCTTCGTTCCAAGGACCAGTTACCAGATCGCCAAGCCGTACGCTCAGTACATCGCCGAGTATCCGCACTGGAACGGCGAGGCGAGTTCAGACTATGCCCGTCTCGCATGGCGCGAGATGGCCGAGCCAGGAAATCTACGCACTCTCCACACTGCGCTGCTGCCACCCGGCCCCACGCACGTACACGCAGTGCAATCGTTTACCCTGCCGGAACACAATCGTGAGCTCGCGCTCTTGGCCGGTGTAAGCCATTCTGTCGTCGCAGACTTCATGGTTAAGGTCACCGGAGGGGCCCACATCAAGGCATCTGTATGGAGGATGCTCCCTACCCCGAGGCACCATCACCTAGAGCAGCAGCTCATCCTACGAACCCTCCGCTTGAATTGCCTCGTCCGCCCTTACTCTCAGCTATGGAAAGAACTCTACGCAACTGATTGGCAACACAATTCGTGGGTTCCGGACATCGGCATCGACTACGCCGGCCGCACAGGACTCGGCGACATCGGCCCCGAATGGGAATGGGCCACTCCCCTCCGCCGCGCAGCCGACCGCCGCCAAGCTCTCGTCGAGATCGACGCGATTGTCGCGGTTATGCTCGGCATCACCGCCGAAGAGCTGCTGACGATCTACCGCACCCAGTTCCCGGTGTTGCAAAAGTACGAGCGCGAAGCTCTGTACGACGCAACGGGTCGCCAGCTCCCCACGAAGCTCGCGTCCGAGTACCGCAAGAAGGGCTCCCTCAAGCCAGCCGACCTAACCGTCGACGGCATCACATACCAGGAGCCCTTCGTCGGAGTCGACCGCGAACGTGATATCGAACTCGCCCACAAGCACTTCAGTGCTGTGTAA